GGGGCTGTCCATGTTTAACATTATATGGCAAGACAGCATCCTATGGGGTGGGTGGCGTTTACAAATTCCAGGCATAATAAAATAATCGGATTTTATAtcgcgcttttcacacccgaagggcttCTCAAAGTACTGCTAACATCCtttcccctggtcactgggccattttaattaattcatttaCTCAagcttcatagggagccgtttcacataGTGTTTCAtattttcaacagctctccattgctcgttaccaagtaagtttttgtgctaacaattattttgagtaattactaaagaacgtccagtgcctttaaagctacACAGTACCGTCTGCAGTATTATGACAATTTGAAACTTTCAGGAAATCTCTAAACCCAACATAATTCAACAAACATAATGTTCTGACAAAGTGTGTATATAAACGTAACCTGTTTCATTGTGTACAGTACaaatgtgttattttttattcagattCTTTTCAGTGAAAGTGtacatttatttgaaaattaTCAATGATACACCCAGAGTAACAATGAGCAAAGAAAATTGAGTTTCATTTCGTTTCGTTTCACTTGTATAAGGGGTCAGAGGCATTGCTAACAAAAAGGTCTAAACTAGAATCCAGATTAAAGGATTGTTGAAATGATAGCATTTGTACTTTCTGGTAGCTCATTTCAAAGTGTCTATAGCACTAAAAGCAATAGTAGCATTGCTTCACATCTCAAAAAAGATAGCAGCTACTTGCTTCCACCAGGCAGACAATAAAAAagtcagataaaagtctgaaatttctcatctgTGTGGTACGCAGTGTACCCTTTTGTAGATTAAGTTTTGGCcaagacatgaatccctactcactgtgaatgaagatgtaataAAATTTAACAATAGAAGTTTAAGCTTCATtggtcatcaagtttttgaattttttagGATAGTCATGTAAATACCAGTACATTGTAAAACACTGTACTAAAATAACTTTCGCTTCCTTAgaggaaaacaattttcgtgacaatgctttactcatttctcgaaaaactacagcacctcagcacgtagtattttaaGGGTaaactttctaccattattatccTCAATCCATGtcagttaaatgtaaatctgtgaacattgaaTGCTCGTGTCCTGctaaaaagtacacaaaccctttaagagaaataaaataaatcactaGACTTAATACTTTGTTTTTCCTCCCCCGGTTTACAAAACATGAccgcaaaacaaaaaacctgttAGTCACAGAAAAGCACAGAAGGTTACCAGCACTAATACTGTGTTAATCACCATGCTCATCACCAGTTCCTTGCCACTGAGTTGTGGACTTTACCCACCTctcaaactaaaaaataataccaATATAAATAGCTCAATTTCTCTCTCACAATGATACTGTACGGTTCATGAGAAAAGCTACCATCATTTTCAAGATCTCATTGTTGAAGTCTCTGACCTTTCCATCCTTGATGTCACCGTACAGAGAGAGATCTTCTGTGTGCCAGCAGACATTCCGCAGGGGGTTGTCTTGGGACCTTTCTGACAGGCCAAGGGTATTCAGCTGGTAACAGAAGAAGGAAAACTTGCTCCCATTGGTGACGATCGTCTGACAGGTCATCGGCTGCGTTAGATCTTTGTAGGGATTAAACACTGTGGGACAAAAACAGAAGTTGCAACTGATTACAAAGGAGAGGAAACCAGATTCCgattttaatcaaaataattagaGGGGAAATTTTGATGTGATTGTGCTTTACCCTAGCAGTACCCTGTATTAATTATGTGTagtgtttcatttcatttattctggttgtgaagccaaggactctcagaaaagcgaacctTATCACTATActagcacaaaaaaacaaaagagagaAGAAGCGGAAGAAAGTTAGAGAGAATTTATCTCAGTTTGAGTTGTctaacagtaggagggtttaaaaaaaatatataggtTTATTTGGTAACTTACTGTTATACATAGCAAGAGAATGGAGCCATCCGAACGACGCACTCAATCCACAACCCATCAACACTTCTTCTAAGAGATTCTGCTTTTTGCATCGTAGCCGATCGAAGGATGGAACGTAGACCTGAGTGTGACCAAAGTTGTAGGGATTTCCCACTTTGTAACCTGAAAGTAAGAAACATCTATCGTTAATTAAAATCATAAATCAGTCCCAGAACTTAAAAACCATGTTACAGTAGGCCTATGTTGAGGGAATACTTTGATATTTTGACCAGTACGAATACGTAGCTTTTTACAGCGTTACCAAAGCAGTTCTAGGTAATAATCCAAACTATATACATCAAACTACTTTATATCAACTCTGGTTTTAAAAACAGGAAATGacataataaacacaaacatgaaTATATATGGAAAAGGAAacttatttaaataaataataggtCCGAAAAGGACGTTATCCTAAGCCTAGGTCAAAATTATGTaaattatttatataaatataaaactaaGGATTAAGCCTCTAAAATTCTAAAGTTTGCTGATTCCTAGACAGTAGACACAAATGCAAAATTGAGATATGAGATTAACGGATCAAAGATAAATTATTTTACTCACAAcatcaaaaatataaaacaatacaTTATATACTAATGTACAATTAGAGCATTCTGTACACTCTGCATCGCAGCACTTTACAAACAAATAGACaactttttaattgaaaatacaaaacaataacaacaacaaaacagaggAAATGGTAAAGCATTATGAATTATGCCCAGTGTTTTTCACTTTAAAGGCAAAAagactgaaaataaacaaagagaaggaaaaacaattaaaaattggcttATAAGCCAACTGAAAACTTGcacccctgaaaaaaaattacaagataCAAAAGTGCTAGTCAATTATAAGATGATTGACACAAATAAACGAACTGACATAAATGTATGGAGAATGTTATTGAACTTGGCAGAACAGATAATTGTAACTACATAACCTTAACAGAATGACAGGGAGAGGGTATCTCATAGGTTGTTTGGTCTACCAAATAGGTACATTGAGATTTGTGAGGTACAGAGGAACATTTAGTAACATTAACATTTccagcaaaaaataaaattgtcaacAACATTTGATGACAATAGTTCAAATGATGCTcacaaaaatgtatacaatgtacattatcAACCAACACACAGATGCAGCATAATAAGACACCCTAAACCCTAAAATGGGGAAACAACACAATCAAAATAATGactgaaaatgtaaacaaaaactagACGATGTAAACATGTTTACAGCCTTCctgcttcttaaaaaaaaaaaattgtcttttaCTTTCCCTACTCTAGAATCTTTATCCCACCAACAATCCCCCTGTAAAAATAaaggaacatacatgtacataaagagCATTCAACAAAATGTGGGCAGTTGACACAATGGTTGAAACAACAGAACTACAATTGAACAGTTAGAATCTTATTAACAGTTCTACGAAAAAACTAATTCAGAAAACCCATTCAGAACCTTTCTGAGGGCAATATTATTTTACCCGGAAAGCAATCTGGATTGATATGCCGCTTGAATACACTGACATTCTCAGGAGCGTATGGCCATGATGGCACCTCTCCAACAGACAGCTCACTATCTCTGCTAATAAACTaagtatgaaaacaaaaaacacacatattaactttaaaccatttttttacACAGGGTACTTCACACAATTAACTAATAAATTATGATATGTGCATTTTTAGTAAAGAATGAAACATATTCAGTGAGtaaattttgttgagtaatGCAAATGCAAggttacaaatattttgtttaaacatttcaCAATTATAATATTTGGCCGAATTATATTTGATTTTTGAATCAAATTTGAGTTAtaaattgcaaacaaaaacGTAAATGAAATGGAGTTGGAATTTAAAGATAAAAATTTATAATcatcatgaaaacaaaattcaattgGAACCAAACAGATAGGGAAGGAAAGTTTCAGTATCCTGccgccactttttcattcgttatgaaaaAAAAGAGTCTACTCAaataatgagatattcctttttgtcaaaatgttttaaaaagtgatgGCAGGATACAAAAACTTTTCCCAAAGATCGTCCTTGTACCTCTGGTAAAGGGTCTTTTGATCTGATTGCAAACAGCTGCGTTCCAGTGAATTGAAACCTCGTCGTGTCTCTTTTCCAGAATGCCTTCACGTTGACATCCTCATCCGTTTCTCCGTCCCGTAAATGCGGCATATCAGCAGAGAGTCCCGTCAACATTACACGCATAACATTTTCCATGGTCTGTTTCCCAACGTGGTAATCTCTCTTCACCAGATCCCCCCTGTGTCTGTAGGTGTAGAGGTGTTCCTGTAGAATGCAATCAATGACGTGAGGTTTCAGTCTCGTCGCAACCTCATCCACCTCCTCGGTTTTGGCGAGCTCTTCCAACTGCTCCGGTAAGCTGTCCACCATGACCGTCTTCATACAGTGCTTGTACAAGTTAAGAAAGCTATTGTGGAAGCATGTTGGGTTGATAATATAGTGCCATTTCTGTTGCTTGCTAAGTTCGTAGATCATGTCCTTTGCCGTTGGCTTTGCGTTCAAGTCATCGATTGCGACCTGCGTTCGGTACTCTTCCGACTCTTTAGTTTTTCCGTGAAATGGAGGAATTATCGGTGGGTATTTCGCCTGAGGAACCTCCACAAGTTCCTCGGTGGCCGGCTCTACGGTTGAGTACTCACATTTAGCAAACTGGACGAAATTATGGggtgaaaacagtgaaattcgtCGAGGCAGCAGCGTGAGACGTCTGCACATGGaggccgccatcttgaatttaaGTGGCGGTCTAATGCGCAGATGCCAAAAAGTTACATCAAATGAAATTTAAGAGCGATCACTGTAAATTGTTCTAGCAAGGAATTGACCAATTAACGGGGATAAGGCTTACTTTATTTACCATCGAGGTCAGCTGACCTTAATATCACGTGACTTTGTTGCACACGAAAGCAAAATCCTGTTGCCGGACGAATCGAGTTGGACAAAAAAGGTGCAAAAACGACTGAAAATGGCTGGACGAAGAGATTGTCCCGAGATTGTGAGGAAAATTCCAAACTCACAGAGAGAAAGGTAAGTGTGAGTGCAAGTTTACGGTCTCGAAGAAGCCTAGGATTTTCAGGCAATAAATGAATTGAATGGTTTGGATCGGGGACCCTCCCCTTTGCTTCACACTTTTCGTTTTCCCCCTTGTGTTGGTCTTGGAATTGTTGTCATGTTTATTGACTTGTATTTAATATTTGTAATGTATTGTCTTGCTGTTTATGCTCTTGGGCACATTTGGTCAATCTGCTCAAATGGTTGATCACGTTGCACAGTCACTCTGATGCGGCCTGTAGGATGTTTCAGAATTTACTTACCTTCAAAAAAAGATCCTCGTTAGTTTTGAATTTATAGATAAGGTTTTGAGTGGTGGTAGTT
This genomic stretch from Asterias amurensis chromosome 9, ASM3211899v1 harbors:
- the LOC139941573 gene encoding large ribosomal subunit protein mL65-like — its product is MAASMCRRLTLLPRRISLFSPHNFVQFAKCEYSTVEPATEELVEVPQAKYPPIIPPFHGKTKESEEYRTQVAIDDLNAKPTAKDMIYELSKQQKWHYIINPTCFHNSFLNLYKHCMKTVMVDSLPEQLEELAKTEEVDEVATRLKPHVIDCILQEHLYTYRHRGDLVKRDYHVGKQTMENVMRVMLTGLSADMPHLRDGETDEDVNVKAFWKRDTTRFQFTGTQLFAIRSKDPLPEFISRDSELSVGEVPSWPYAPENVSVFKRHINPDCFPGYKVGNPYNFGHTQVYVPSFDRLRCKKQNLLEEVLMGCGLSASFGWLHSLAMYNMFNPYKDLTQPMTCQTIVTNGSKFSFFCYQLNTLGLSERSQDNPLRNVCWHTEDLSLYGDIKDGKVRDFNNEILKMMVAFLMNRTVSL